Proteins encoded within one genomic window of Setaria italica strain Yugu1 chromosome IV, Setaria_italica_v2.0, whole genome shotgun sequence:
- the LOC101772136 gene encoding uncharacterized protein LOC101772136, whose translation MMGVATPAALLLSNHSSPSTHRCLLLRPPELLRPHTCVTHHYDKRVSFSSSPPRLSRHALRPPGAAATPAIAAGDHWGNWAFLLSAAAFGTWSEEKTSWGAALSGALVSILAGLAATAAGLISPGAPAHGAVMEYLLPAAVPLLLLGADLRRVVRTTGDLLKAFLIGSVATIIGTTVAYLLVPMRSLGHDSWKIAAALMGSYIGGAVNFVAVSEALGITPSVVAAGVAADNLISALYFMILFSLASKIPAEPKNAATDGRKDGGEPEGDGRFSVLNGGAAIALSFVICKAGSAIADRLGFQGGTLPCVTALVVFLATAFPGQLGKLAPAGETMALILMQLFFTVVGANGNVVDAVTKAPSVFAFALVQVSVHLAVLLGVGKLVGLDRKPLLIASNANIGGPTTAAAMATAKGWSSLIVPGILVGIFGISIATFLGIGFGMLVLRRMCA comes from the exons ATGATGGGCGTGGCAACACCCGCCGCTCTGCTCCTCTCCAACCACTCCTCGCCGTCGACgcaccgctgcctcctcctccgcccgcccgaGCTCCTGCGGCCGCACACTTGCGTCACCCACCATTACGACAAGCGCgtctccttctcctcttcccccCCTCGCCTAAGCCGTCATGCCCTGCGGCCGCCGggagccgccgccacgccggccaTCGCGGCCGGCGACCACTGGGGCAACTGGgccttcctcctctccgccgccgcattCGGCACGTG GTCGGAGGAGAAGACGTCGTGGGGCGCGGCGCTCAGCGGGGCGCTGGTCAGCATCttggccggcctcgccgccacggccgcggggCTGATATCCCCCGGCGCGCCGGCGCACGGCGCCGTCATGGAGTACCTGCTGCCGGCCGCCGTTCCCCTGCTGCTCCTCGGCGCCGACCTCCGCCGCGTCGTCCGCACCACCGGCGACCTCCTCAAGGCATTCCTCATCGGATCTG TTGCAACTATTATCGGCACGACGGTGGCTTATCTTTTGGTTCCGATGCGATCGCTCGGTCATGATAGCTGGAAGATCGCAGCCGCGCTCATGGGCAGCTACATAGGTGGAG CGGTGAACTTCGTCGCCGTCTCGGAAGCTCTCGGCATCACGCCATCCgttgtcgccgccggcgtcgctgcAGACAACCTCATCTCGGCGCTCTACTTCATGATCCTCTTCTCATTGGCATCGAAGATACCAGCAGAGCCCAAGAATGCCGCCACAGACGGCCggaaggacggcggcgagcccgaGGGCGACGGCCGGTTCTCGGTGCtgaacggcggcgcggcgatcGCGCTGTCGTTCGTCATCTGCAAGGCCGGCTCGGCCATCGCCGACCGGCTGGGCTTCCAGGGCGGCACCCTGCCCTGCGTCACAGCGCTGGTGGTGTTCCTGGCGACGGCGTTCCCTGGACAGCTCGGCAAgctggcgccggccggcgagacCATGGCCCTCATCCTCATGCAGCTCTTCTTCACCGTCGTCGGCGCCAACGGCAACGTCGTGGACGCGGTCACCAAGGCGCCCAGCGTGTTCGCGTTCGCGCTGGTGCAGGTCTCCGTCCACCTCGCCGTGCTGCTCGGTGTCGGCAAGCTCGTGGGGCTCGACAGGAAGCCCCTGCTCATCGCCTCCAACGCCAACATCGGCGGCCCCACCACTGCGGCCGCCATGGCCACGGCCAAAGGCTGGAGCTCGCTCATCGTGCCGGGCATCCTCGTCGGCATCTTCGGGATCTCCATTGCCACCTTCCTTGGCATCGGATTTGGCATGTTGGTGCTAAGAAGAATGTGTGCCTAG
- the LOC101772945 gene encoding WAT1-related protein At3g30340, with translation MGMMGSCLGGGLPVAVMLCLNVVAAVMVSLVKVAMDGGMNPLVIVTLQQLTASVFLAPIAFFKERKSRPKLTLEIFAYIFVSAALGAALRQYMIFVALRYTTATFVTAFSNIAPVLTFLLAVATRSEALNLKCKTGMAKLAGTLVSLGGAMVLTFYKGVALTHAGSHLHSHHHRPPGGGAAAEAVSRGKWTLGTVAILGNCVCLSCWFLLHGRLARKYPHVYSCNALMSMFSFLQVAVVGLCTQRSITPWIITSKFQILTVLYAGIVGCGVSFVLVTWCIEKRGAVFVAAFIPVVQIIVSVIDFSILHEQLYLGSVLGSVLVIGGLYLLLWGKRQDALHCPPKVAEDPEKEQQQQQAVHT, from the exons ATGGGGATGATGGGGTCGtgcctcggcggcggcctgcCGGTGGCCGTCATGCTCTGCCTCaacgtggtggcggcggtcatGGTGTCGCTCGTCAAGGTGGCCATGGACGGCGGCATGAACCCGCTCGTCATCGTCACGCTGCAGCAGCTCACGGCCTCCGTCTTCCTCGCGCCAATAGCATTCTTCAAGGAGAG GAAGTCGAGGCCAAAGCTGACGCTGGAGATCTTCGCCTACATCTTCGTCAGTGCGGCGCTCGG CGCTGCTCTGCGTCAGTACATGATCTTCGTGGCCCTGCGCTACACCACGGCCACCTTCGTCACTGCCTTCTCCAACATCGCCCCCGTCCTCaccttcctcctcgccgtcgccacgcGGTCAGAAGCTCTGAACCTCAAGTGCAAGACGGGCATGGCGAAGCTCGCGGGCACGCTGGTCTCGCTGGGCGGCGCCATGGTGCTCACCTTCTACAAGGGCGTCGCCCTCACCCACGCCGGCTCGCACCTCCATTctcaccaccaccggccgccgggaggaggagccgccgcGGAGGCCGTCAGCCGCGGCAAGTGGACGCTGGGCACGGTGGCCATCCTGGGCAACTGCGTCTGCCTCTCCTGCTGGTTCCTGCTCCACGGCCGCCTCGCCAGGAAGTACCCGCACGTCTACTCCTGCAACGCCCTCATGTCCATGTTCAGCTTCCTCCaggtcgccgtcgtcggcctcTGCACCCAGCGGAGCATCACGCCATGGATCATCACCAGCAAGTTCCAGATCCTCACCGTCCTATACGCT GGCATCGTCGGGTGCGGCGTGTCGTTCGTGCTGGTGACATGGTGCATCGAGAAGAGGGGCGCCGTGTTCGTGGCCGCCTTCATCCCCGTCGTGCAGATCATCGTCTCCGTCATTGACTTCTCCATCCTGCACGAGCAGCTCTACCTCGGAAG CGTGCTGGGATCGGTTCTTGTGATCGGCGGGCTGTATCTCCTGCTGTGGGGCAAGAGGCAGGATGCCCTGCACTGTCCTCCAAAGGTTGCCGAAGACCCTGaaaaagagcagcagcagcagcaggcggtgCACACCTGA
- the LOC101772541 gene encoding 60S ribosomal protein L9, with translation MKTILASETMDIPEEVTVKVAAKVVTVEGPRGKLTRNFKHLNLDFQLQEGGRKLKVDAWFGTRRTMAAIRTAISHVQNLITGVTKGYRYKMRFVYAHFPINASITNANTAIEIRNFLGEKKVRKVDMLDGVTILRSEKVKDELILDGNDIELVSRSAALINQKCHVKNKDIRKFLDGIYVSDKGAINEEQ, from the exons ATGAAGACGATCCTCGCTTCCGAGACCATGGACATCCCCGAGGAGGTCACCGTCAAGGTGGCGGCCAAGGTGGTCACGGTGGAGGGGCCGCGGGGCAAGCTCACCCGCAACTTCAAGCACCTCAACCTCGACTTCCAGCTGCAGGAGGGCGGCCGCAAGCTCAAGGTCGACGCCTGGTTCGGCACCCGCCGCACCATGGCCGCCATCCGCACCGCCATCTCCCACGTCCAGAACCTCATCACCGGCGTCACCAAGGGATACCGCTACAAGATGCGCTTCGTCTACGCCCACTTCCCCATCAACGCATCCATCACCAACGCCAACACTGCCATAGAGATCCGCAACTTCCTCGGCGAGAAGAAG GTGAGGAAGGTTGACATGCTTGATGGTGTGACCATCTTGCGTTCTGAGAAGGTCAAGGATGAGCTCATCCTCGACGGCAATGACATTGAGCTCGTCTCACGCTCTGCCGCCCTCATCAACCAG AAATGCCACGTGAAGAACAAGGATATCAGAAAGTTCCTGGATGGTATCTATGTCAGCGACAAGGGTGCCATTAACGAGGAGCAGTGA
- the LOC101773931 gene encoding uncharacterized protein LOC101773931 — protein MGQEVVAHVYDVANAGTDNTVLHINRFFKDAIGLGGIFHTAIQVYGDEEWSFGYCERGTGVFSCPPCKNPMYTYRESIVLGKTNCCILKVNQILRELSWEWPGQSYELLSRNCNHFCNTFCEKLEVPKLPGWVNRFANAGDAALEVAETTAVKLKQAKKEIVTACKVASTFLTGTSSSGSSNVEDTGGSTSTRNPLFEGTWIRSIVGMSMKPPKSLVCVDSSDSECSDTESESDNADQQVKDAKQEQHMESDNNGPRDHS, from the exons ATGGGCCAGGAGGTGGTCGCGCACGTCTACGACGTCGCCAACGCCGGCACCGACAACACCGTGCTCCACATCAACCGCTTCTTCAAGGACGCCATCGGCCTCGGCGGCATCTTCCACACCGCCATCCAG GTCTACGGGGATGAAGAATGGTCATTTGGCTACTGCGAACGTGGCACTGGGGTTTTTAGCTGCCCCCCATGCAAAAATCCGATGTACACTTATCGTGAGTCCATAGTTCTTGGGAAGACCAACTGCTGTATTCTGAAGGTGAACCAAATACTAAGGGAATTGAGCTGGGAGTGGCCTGGACAGTCATATGAACTCCTGTCGAGAAACTGCAATCACTTCTGTAATACCTTCTGCGAAAAGCTTGAAGTGCCCAAACTTCCAG GTTGGGTCAATCGCTTTGCAAATGCGGGTGATGCTGCTCTAGAGGTTGCTGAAACTACAGCGGTGAAG CTGAAACAAGCAAAAAAGGAAATTGTGACTGCATGCAAAGTGGCCTCAACATTTTTGACTGGCACATCATCAAGCGGCTCATCAAACGTGGAGGATACGGGTGGCTCAACCTCAACAAGAAATCCTCTTTTCGAGGGGACATGGATCAGAAGTATCGTCGGTATGAGTATGAAGCCACCAAAGAGTCTAGTCTGTGTAGATAGTTCAGATAGCGAATGCTCTGATACTGAATCAGAATCAGACAATGCTGACCAACAAGTTAAAGACGCAAAACAGGAGCAACACATGGAAAGTGACAATAATGGACCACGGGATCATTCATGA